One genomic window of Haloferax mediterranei ATCC 33500 includes the following:
- a CDS encoding DUF3311 domain-containing protein — MTSTRIDYRWIATFAVLVAFAIPWFLWGDDRVFAGLPLWLWWHIGWMILTAIVFHLFTRQAWDRGIIGGTQ; from the coding sequence ATGACGAGCACGCGCATCGACTATCGCTGGATTGCGACGTTCGCGGTCCTCGTGGCGTTCGCCATCCCGTGGTTTCTCTGGGGCGACGACCGGGTGTTTGCTGGGCTTCCGCTGTGGCTCTGGTGGCACATCGGCTGGATGATTCTGACGGCCATCGTCTTTCACCTGTTCACGCGGCAGGCGTGGGACCGTGGCATCATCGGAGGGACGCAGTGA